Proteins from a single region of Platichthys flesus chromosome 16, fPlaFle2.1, whole genome shotgun sequence:
- the fscn1a gene encoding fascin actin-bundling protein 1a, giving the protein MSTNGASNGTSDMLQIQFGLINCGNKYLTAETFGFKINASASSMKKKQIWTLEQSGDESNGNVFVLKSHLGRYIAADKDGNVTGDSESPGPECRFVITAHDDGRWSLQSEPHGRYLGGTEDRIICFAQTASVAEKWSVHIAMHPQVNIFSMTRKRYAHLSSKVDEIAIDRDVPWGVDSMITLVFREQRYHLQTSDNRFLSNDGALLATTDRSTGYTLEFRSGKVAFRDCGGRYLAPSGPSGTMKSGKSARVGKDELFVLEQSHPQVVLTAANERNVSTRQGMDLSANQDEEGDQEVFQVEICRENRKCAFRTAAGKYWTLTANGGLQCTASTKSANCYFDIEWRGKRLTLRAANGKYVAAKKNGQLAATIDSAGESEEFLMKLINRPIIVLRGEHGFIGCRKVTGTLDSNRSTYDYFTLEFRDGAYSLQDSTGKYWMIGNEQSVVSSSDTPVDFLFEFCDYNKLAVRHAPDGKYLRGDHAGVLKANADSLETATLWEY; this is encoded by the exons ATGAGCACCAACGGCGCCAGTAACGGAACCAGCGACATGCTGCAGATCCAGTTCGGGCTCATCAACTGCGGGAACAAGTACCTGACGGCGGAGACGTTCGGCTTCAAGATCAACGCGTCCGCCTCGAgcatgaagaagaagcagatcTGGACCCTGGAGCAAAGCGGCGACGAGTCCAACGGCAACGTGTTCGTgctcaagtcccatctgggccGGTACATCGCCGCCGACAAGGACGGGAACGTCACCGGGGACAGCGAGAGCCCGGGCCCGGAGTGCCGCTTCGTCATCACCGCGCACGATGACGGCCGCTGGTCGCTGCAGTCCGAGCCGCACGGCCGCTACCTGGGCGGCACCGAGGACCGGATCATCTGCTTCGCGCAGACCGCGTCCGTGGCGGAGAAGTGGAGCGTGCACATCGCCATGCACCCGCAGGTGAACATCTTCAGCATGACGCGCAAGCGGTACGCGCACCTGAGCTCCAAGGTGGACGAGATCGCCATCGACCGGGACGTGCCGTGGGGGGTGGACTCCATGATCACGCTGGTGTTCCGGGAGCAGCGGTACCACCTGCAGACCTCCGACAACCGCTTCCTGAGCAACGACGGCGCGCTGCTCGCCACCACGGACCGGAGCACCGGCTACACGCTGGAGTTCCGCTCCGGTAAGGTGGCCTTCAGGGACTGTGGCGGCCGGTACCTCGCGCCCTCCGGACCCTCCGGCACCATGAAGTCCGGCAAGAGCGCGCGCGTGGGCAAGGACGAGCTGTTCGTGCTGGAGCAGAGTCACCCACAGGTGGTGCTGACCGCGGCCAACGAGAGGAACGTCTCCACCCGGCAAG GTATGGAcctgtcagccaatcaggacGAGGAAGGCGACCAGGAGGTTTTCCAGGTGGAGATTTGCCGCGAAAACCGGAAGTGTGCGTTCCGGACTGCTGCTGGGAAATACTGGACCCTCACTGCTAATGGCGGCCTGCAGTGCACCGCCTCCACCAA GTCGGCTAATTGCTACTTTGACATCGAGTGGCGTGGGAAGAGGCTGACTCTCCGGGCCGCCAACGGGAAGTATGTCGCCGCCAAGAAGAACGGCCAGCTCGCCGCCACCATCGACTCGGCAG GCGAGAGCGAGGAGTTCCTCATGAAGCTCATCAACCGCCCGATCATCGTGCTGCGCGGCGAGCACGGCTTCATCGGCTGCAGGAAGGTGACGGGGACGCTGGACTCCAACCGCTCCACCTACGACTACTTCACCCTGGAGTTCAGAGACGGCGCCTACAGTCTGCAAG acTCCACGGGCAAATACTGGATGATCGGGAACGAGCAGTCGGTGGTGAGCAGCAGCGACACGCCCGTCGACTTCCTGTTCGAGTTCTGCGACTACAACAAGCTGGCCGTGCGCCACGCCCCCGACGGCAAGTACCTGCGCGGCGACCACGCCGGGGTCCTGAAGGCCAACGCCGACAGCCTGGAGACCGCCACGCTCTGGGAGTACTGA